The following proteins are co-located in the Flectobacillus major DSM 103 genome:
- a CDS encoding tetratricopeptide repeat protein has protein sequence MRKLTFALFTVVMTGGATYAQTDKLLLEAQRKTILEARKKADEAITKKDSVKAKTWLTRAEAYLDLANSQDAELTNQVPDAAFTAVASLKKAISLDVKDGKEGSVAAAAKKFLDVTYSKEGKAEGDGLKLYGAFMNAGIAKYQAKDYVGALKDLQMASQVSSKDTTAAMYTGIIGQMAKDESAAKTGFEKFIALGGKDPGIFYSLTQIYKDEKNEEKALATLEKGIQLHPENKDLKNEKINLYLAFKKIDLAIADLQSVVNKDPSNVQTVLNLAILFDNKAEQYNAEIREIKDKLAENDTEGVKKKIAAQKDKVDAFESEIKRLTDKIKKDPKSAVATKKQIAEITKQRDAEKAELENLNAELAKKASASGNVAELTAKLNELQEKQKAAKAQALVNYDKALKADPNNYDVNYNLGVIAFNEAVVLNKKVGDMAMDEYKKDGKAAEATRDAKFKEALNFFEKAYSIKKEDEVKENLKQLYRVLKMEDKLKELGE, from the coding sequence ATGAGAAAACTAACATTTGCTCTTTTTACAGTTGTGATGACAGGAGGAGCAACTTATGCACAAACAGACAAGTTGCTTTTGGAAGCTCAACGTAAAACGATTTTAGAAGCTAGAAAAAAAGCAGACGAGGCCATTACTAAAAAAGATTCAGTAAAAGCAAAAACATGGTTGACAAGAGCCGAAGCTTATTTAGATTTAGCTAACTCACAAGATGCCGAGTTGACCAATCAAGTACCTGATGCAGCGTTTACGGCTGTTGCTTCTTTGAAAAAAGCTATTTCATTAGATGTTAAAGATGGCAAAGAGGGTTCTGTAGCTGCTGCTGCTAAAAAATTCTTAGATGTTACTTATTCTAAAGAAGGTAAAGCAGAAGGAGATGGGCTGAAACTCTACGGTGCATTTATGAATGCAGGTATTGCTAAATACCAAGCCAAAGATTATGTTGGAGCATTGAAAGACTTACAAATGGCTTCTCAAGTAAGTTCAAAAGATACTACTGCTGCCATGTATACAGGTATTATTGGACAAATGGCCAAAGATGAAAGTGCTGCAAAAACTGGTTTTGAGAAATTCATCGCTTTAGGAGGTAAAGACCCAGGTATTTTCTACAGTTTGACTCAAATCTATAAAGATGAGAAAAACGAAGAAAAAGCATTAGCCACATTAGAAAAAGGTATCCAATTGCACCCTGAAAACAAGGATTTGAAAAACGAGAAAATCAACTTGTACTTGGCGTTCAAAAAAATCGACCTTGCTATTGCAGATTTACAATCGGTTGTTAATAAAGACCCATCTAATGTTCAGACTGTACTTAACTTGGCAATTCTTTTTGACAATAAAGCTGAACAATACAATGCTGAGATTCGTGAAATCAAAGATAAGTTAGCTGAGAATGACACAGAAGGAGTGAAGAAGAAAATCGCTGCTCAAAAAGATAAAGTAGACGCTTTTGAATCAGAAATCAAAAGATTAACTGATAAAATCAAAAAAGACCCTAAATCGGCTGTAGCAACAAAAAAACAAATTGCTGAAATTACTAAGCAAAGAGATGCTGAAAAAGCTGAATTAGAAAATTTGAATGCTGAATTGGCTAAGAAAGCTTCTGCATCGGGTAATGTAGCTGAATTGACTGCTAAATTGAACGAATTGCAAGAAAAACAAAAAGCAGCCAAAGCTCAGGCTTTAGTAAACTACGACAAAGCTTTGAAAGCTGATCCAAATAACTACGATGTAAACTACAACTTAGGTGTTATTGCTTTTAACGAAGCTGTTGTATTGAACAAGAAAGTAGGCGACATGGCAATGGATGAGTATAAGAAAGATGGTAAAGCCGCTGAAGCAACAAGAGATGCGAAATTTAAAGAGGCTTTAAATTTCTTTGAAAAAGCTTACTCAATCAAAAAAGAAGATGAAGTAAAAGAAAACTTGAAGCAATTGTACCGAGTTTTGAAAATGGAAGATAAATTGAAGGAATTAGGAGAATAG
- a CDS encoding nucleoside triphosphate pyrophosphohydrolase family protein, with protein sequence MEKLDSLNQVALFHKTFKAPILATPQIPAAERTSLRVSLIAEELKELEEGIKNNDIVEIADALCDIQYVLSGAVLEFGLGDKFVALFNEVQRSNMSKACSTLEEAEQTIKFYFDKDGTEAYIQEDGDKYLVYRRADNKILKSVNYSPANLEAILQ encoded by the coding sequence ATGGAAAAATTGGATTCACTTAATCAGGTTGCATTATTTCATAAAACATTTAAAGCTCCTATATTAGCGACCCCACAAATACCTGCTGCAGAGAGAACAAGCCTTAGGGTAAGTCTTATTGCTGAAGAATTAAAAGAACTAGAAGAAGGTATTAAGAATAATGATATTGTCGAAATTGCAGATGCTTTGTGCGATATTCAATATGTACTTTCGGGGGCAGTATTAGAGTTTGGCTTGGGCGATAAATTTGTGGCACTATTTAACGAAGTACAACGCTCTAATATGAGCAAGGCTTGTAGTACTCTGGAAGAAGCCGAGCAGACTATAAAATTCTATTTTGATAAAGATGGTACAGAAGCTTATATTCAAGAGGATGGCGACAAGTACTTGGTATACCGTAGAGCCGATAATAAAATCCTAAAATCGGTCAATTATTCACCAGCGAATCTTGAAGCGATTCTCCAGTAA